A single region of the Bacillus cereus genome encodes:
- the spx gene encoding transcriptional regulator Spx, giving the protein MVTLYSSPSCTSCRKAKLWLEENHIPYTERNIFSDPLTIEEIKEILRMTESGTDEIISTRSKVFQELNVNLESLPLQDLYKMIRDYPGILRRPIMIDEKRLQVGYNEDEIRRFLPRTVRTFQLREAQRLVN; this is encoded by the coding sequence ATGGTAACATTATATAGTTCTCCAAGCTGTACGTCTTGTAGAAAGGCGAAATTATGGCTAGAGGAAAATCATATTCCTTATACAGAACGTAATATTTTCTCAGATCCATTAACGATTGAGGAAATTAAAGAGATTTTACGTATGACAGAAAGCGGAACGGATGAGATTATTTCTACTCGTTCAAAAGTTTTCCAAGAATTAAATGTAAACTTAGAGTCTTTACCACTTCAAGATTTATATAAGATGATTCGTGACTATCCAGGGATTTTACGTCGTCCAATTATGATTGACGAGAAGCGCCTTCAAGTAGGTTACAACGAAGACGAAATCCGCCGTTTCTTACCACGTACAGTAAGAACGTTCCAATTGCGTGAAGCACAGCGTCTTGTAAATTAA
- a CDS encoding TerC family protein, with translation MDLEFLTSVLMIVGIDVVLGGDNAIVIALASRNLPESKRNKAILIGTILAIVLRILLTILAVYLLDIPFLQLIGGVLLTLIAVNLLTDNNNDLSSIQGKTTLFQAVRTIVFADLVMGFDNVIAIAGAAHGRLLLVIIGLLISIPIIIWGSKLILILMERFPFLIFCGAAVLAYTAGKMITHEDRLATFFHNNPSFTTSIPYLFIFTVLCIGIIVQRVRLRNVKH, from the coding sequence ATGGACTTAGAGTTTTTAACATCTGTACTAATGATCGTCGGTATCGATGTTGTACTAGGTGGTGATAACGCAATTGTTATCGCACTAGCTAGCCGAAATTTACCTGAATCAAAACGAAATAAAGCAATTTTGATTGGAACTATTTTAGCAATTGTGCTGCGAATTCTCCTCACAATACTAGCTGTCTATTTACTCGACATCCCATTTTTACAACTCATCGGCGGAGTTTTACTCACATTAATTGCAGTAAATTTACTAACTGATAACAACAACGATCTTTCTTCGATTCAGGGAAAAACGACTTTATTCCAAGCGGTGCGTACGATTGTATTCGCAGATCTCGTTATGGGGTTTGATAATGTTATTGCCATTGCGGGTGCAGCTCACGGAAGATTATTACTCGTAATAATCGGTCTACTCATTTCTATCCCGATTATCATTTGGGGCAGCAAACTTATTTTAATACTCATGGAACGTTTTCCGTTCCTCATTTTTTGCGGGGCAGCAGTTCTCGCCTATACAGCAGGAAAAATGATTACACATGAAGACAGACTTGCAACTTTTTTTCATAACAACCCAAGTTTCACGACAAGTATTCCTTACTTATTCATTTTCACCGTTTTATGCATCGGTATTATCGTTCAACGAGTTCGATTACGAAATGTGAAACATTAA
- a CDS encoding peptide ABC transporter substrate-binding protein — translation MKKKIPVFVASTVAMSMVLGACSYQKDEPQANAKGDSGKSGAKQVINLIETQEIPTMDPALSADAVSSKVMNNTMEGLYRLGKDDKLVPGVAKEFQKSEDGKKYTFKLREDAKWSNGEPVTAKDFVYGWQRAINPDTAAKSAYIMYDIKNAEKINKKEMSPDQLGVKAIDDHTLEVELDNSIPYLVDLMVYPIFYPVNEKYVKEQGAQFGLEANTTLYNGPFTLSDWQHERSFKMTKSPSYWDNKEVKLEEVNFNIVKDTSTPINLYETNAVDRATLLAEFIDKYKGKPDFKTVEDTSVFFLRLNQKDPALANKNIRKAISLGFDRKPFVDTLLNNGSKPATGLIPDNFIKGPDKKDFRAENGDIIKPNVKEAKKYWEAGKKELGKNEIELEMLNEDVELSKKTGEYLKGELEKNLPGLTVKIKQQPFAQKLKLEDAGDYVMSFSGWSADFPDPVTYLDMFVTDGAQNKMKYSNPKYDEIIMKAKKDGSDVNARWKNLLEAEKMLLDDAAIVPVYQRGRAYLQRETIKDMYNHKYGGEVSFKWASVEK, via the coding sequence ATGAAAAAAAAGATACCAGTTTTTGTAGCATCAACAGTAGCGATGAGCATGGTTTTAGGGGCATGTAGTTATCAAAAAGATGAGCCGCAAGCGAACGCAAAAGGGGATAGCGGGAAAAGCGGTGCGAAGCAAGTTATAAACTTAATTGAAACACAAGAAATTCCAACGATGGATCCAGCTTTGTCAGCTGATGCAGTTTCTTCGAAAGTAATGAACAACACGATGGAAGGACTATACCGTCTTGGAAAAGATGATAAGTTAGTTCCAGGTGTAGCGAAAGAATTCCAAAAGTCAGAAGACGGTAAAAAGTATACATTTAAATTACGTGAAGATGCAAAATGGTCAAATGGTGAACCTGTAACAGCGAAAGATTTCGTATATGGATGGCAAAGAGCGATTAATCCAGATACAGCTGCAAAATCAGCGTACATTATGTATGATATAAAGAATGCAGAAAAAATTAATAAAAAAGAGATGAGTCCAGATCAATTAGGCGTAAAAGCAATTGATGATCACACGTTAGAAGTGGAATTAGATAATTCTATTCCATATCTTGTTGATTTAATGGTCTATCCGATCTTCTATCCTGTGAATGAAAAGTATGTAAAAGAGCAAGGTGCACAGTTTGGTTTAGAAGCAAATACAACACTTTATAACGGGCCATTTACATTAAGTGATTGGCAACATGAACGTAGCTTCAAAATGACAAAGAGCCCATCATATTGGGACAATAAAGAAGTGAAGCTTGAGGAAGTAAACTTTAATATTGTAAAAGATACGTCTACGCCAATTAATTTATATGAAACAAACGCAGTCGATCGAGCGACGTTATTAGCAGAGTTCATCGATAAATATAAAGGAAAACCAGATTTCAAAACGGTAGAAGATACTTCTGTATTCTTCCTTCGCTTAAATCAAAAAGACCCAGCTTTAGCAAATAAAAATATTCGTAAAGCAATTTCTCTTGGTTTTGACCGTAAACCATTCGTTGATACATTATTAAATAACGGTTCTAAGCCAGCGACGGGATTAATTCCTGACAATTTCATTAAAGGACCGGATAAAAAAGATTTCCGTGCTGAAAATGGAGATATTATAAAACCGAATGTAAAAGAAGCGAAAAAGTATTGGGAAGCTGGTAAAAAAGAACTTGGTAAAAATGAAATTGAATTAGAGATGTTAAATGAAGACGTGGAATTATCGAAGAAAACTGGTGAATATTTAAAAGGTGAGTTAGAAAAGAATTTACCAGGTTTAACAGTGAAAATTAAACAGCAGCCATTCGCGCAAAAACTAAAATTAGAAGATGCGGGTGACTATGTAATGTCATTCTCTGGATGGAGTGCAGATTTCCCAGATCCAGTTACATATCTTGATATGTTCGTAACTGACGGAGCACAGAATAAAATGAAGTATTCTAATCCGAAGTACGATGAGATTATTATGAAAGCGAAGAAAGATGGAAGCGACGTAAACGCTCGTTGGAAAAACTTATTAGAAGCAGAAAAAATGTTACTTGATGATGCTGCGATTGTTCCAGTATATCAACGTGGTAGAGCATATTTACAAAGAGAAACAATTAAAGATATGTACAATCATAAATATGGTGGCGAAGTAAGCTTCAAATGGGCATCAGTAGAGAAATAA